A window from Theropithecus gelada isolate Dixy chromosome 1, Tgel_1.0, whole genome shotgun sequence encodes these proteins:
- the ACTL8 gene encoding actin-like protein 8 gives MAARTVIIDHGSGFLKAGTAGWNEPQMVFPNIVNYLPCKENPGPSYARRRVSLGIDICHPDTFSYPIERGRILNWEGVQYLWSFVLENHKREHEVPSVIITETPLREPADRKKMLEILFELLHVPSVLLADQLQMSLYASGLLTGVVVDSGYGLTRVQPFHQGRPLPASGKTLEFAGQDLSTYLLKSLFKEDCDRRSLFQLETVAITQMNKCYVPQNLGEALDFRERQKSGLDESNTYQLPDGSRVELTPMQRVAPEMFFSPQVFEQPGPSIPRAIVESVESCEISLRPLLVSHVMACGGNTLYPGFTKRLFGELMGDRVSSTKATVWAGSNRNFSVWLGASVVAHLSTYQSEWMSREEYGEHRRM, from the exons ATGGCTGCAAGAACCGTTATCATTGACCACGGGTCTGGCTTTTTGAAGGCTGGCACGGCTGGCTGGAATGAGCCTCAGATGGTCTTCCCGAACATCGTGAACTACCTACCGTGCAAGGAGAACCCTGGCCCCAGCTACGCCCGGAGGCGCGTGAGCCTGGGCATCGACATTTGCCATCCTGACACCTTTAGCTACCCCATCGAGCGGGGCCGCATCCTCAACTGGGAGGGCGTGCAGTACCTCTGGTCATTTGTGTTGGAGAACCACAAACGGGAGCACGAGGTCCCCTCTGTGATCATCACGGAGACCCCCTTGAGGGAGCCTGCGGACCGAAAGAagatgttggag ATCCTGTTTGAGTTGCTGCATGTCCCATCCGTTCTCCTGGCTGACCAGCTGCAGATGTCCCTGTATGCCTCTGGCCTCCTGACCGGAGTGGTGGTTGATTCTGGCTACGGCCTGACCCGCGTGCAGCCTTTCCACCAGGGCCGCCCCTTGCCCGCCAGTGGCAAGACGCTGGAGTTCGCCGGCCAGGATCTCTCCACCTATCTCCTCAAGAGCCTCTTTAAGGAAGATTGCGATAGACGCAGCCTGTTTCAGCTGGAGACGGTCGCCATTACTCAGATGAACAAGTGCTACGTGCCGCAGAATCTGGGGGAGGCCCTGGACTTTCGTGAGAGGCAGAAGAGTGGCTTGGATGAGAGCAACACCTATCAGCTCCCAGACGGCTCCCGCGTGGAGCTGACCCCCATGCAGCGGGTGGCTCCTGAGATGTTCTTTAGCCCGCAGGTGTTCGAGCAGCCAGGGCCCAGCATCCCACGGGCCATCGTGGAATCCGTGGAGTCCTGCGAGATCTCCCTGCGCCCCCTGCTGGTCTCCCATGTGATGGCCTGCGGGGGCAACACCCTCTATCCCGGGTTCACAAAGCGCCTGTTCGGGGAGCTGATGGGGGATCGTGTCTCCTCCACCAAGGCCACAGTCTGGGCGGGTTCCAATAGAAACTTCAGTGTCTGGCTAGGAGCGTCCGTGGTGGCTCACCTTTCTACCTACCAGTCTGAGTGGATGTCCCGAGAGGAGTATGGTGAGCATAGGAGGATGTGA